Part of the Flavobacterium alkalisoli genome is shown below.
TTTCTTATCAGACGGAAGCTCTGTTATAACCTTAGCAATATCTGTAAGCATCTCTTTAGAGAATGCCGTATTTACTTTTTGAAGCATTTGCTCCTCTGAAGCCTGAGAGAAACCTTCCCACTCGTTTTGCATAAACGGAGTGATTATGGTAAGGTCTTTCTTTCTTGATGCCTCAAGGTTTTCTTCAAGAACAGCTTTGTATTCGGTTTCAAGCTCTTTTACATAACCTTCTTCAATAACGCCGGCTTGTAAAAGCTCTGCAGCATAAAGATCTCTTGGGTTTTTATGCTTAGCGATTATCTTATAAAGTTTAGGCTGTGTGAAACGAGGCTCATCACCTTCGTTGTGCCCGTACTTTCTGTAACCCAAAAGGTCGATAAATACGTCTCCGCCAAATGTCATTCTATAATCAAGCGCAAAAAGCATTGCGTGTACCACTGCCTCAACATCGTCTGCATTTACGTGAAGTACCGGAGAAAGGGTAACCTTAGCAATATCGGTACAGTAAGTAGACGAACGCGCATCGTGGTAGTTAGTGGTAAAACCAACCTGGTTGTTTATTACAAGGTGAATAGTACCTCCGGTTTTGTAACCGTCAAGCTTAGCCATCTGTACAATTTCATACACAATACCCTGACCTGCAACGGCAGCATCTCCGTGAAGTGCTATAGGCAATACCTTAGAGTTATCCTCAGGGTAATACTTATCCTGTTTTGCTCTTGCAATACCTTCTATAACCGCACCTACAGTTTCAAGGTGCGAAGGGTTTGGAGCAAGGTTTATATTAATATTTTTACCTGTTCTTGTTTTCTTATCAGCAGTTAGGCCAAGGTGGTATTTTACGTCACCATCAAACAGGGCGTCGTCATCATAATCCTTACCGTCAAACTCACTGAAAATATCTGAAGTAGACTTACCAAAAATATTAGCAAGTACGTTTAGGCGGCCCCTGTGTGCCATACCCATTACAAACTGCTCTACGCCTTTTTCGGCAGCAGCCTCAACAAGAGCATCAAGCGCCGGTATTAACGACTCACCGCCTTCTAGAGAAAAACGTTTTTGACCCACATATTTTGTATGCAGGAAGTTCTCAAAAGAAACTGCCTCATTAAGTTTTAAAAGGATATGTTTTTTAGCCTCTGTAGAGAAGTTAGGCTGATTTTCGTTAACATCAAGCCTGTCCTGAATCCATTTTCTTACTTCCGGATCACGGATGTACATATACTCTACACCTATATGCTGGCAGTACACCTTTGTAAGGTGGTCTACAATTTGCCTAAGTGTAGAAGGCTGCATGTTAATTTCTTTGGCTGCATCAAATACCGTATCTAAATCAGCGTTTGAAAGGCCAAAGTTCTCAAGGTCTAAAGTTGGAGTAAACGACCTTCTCTCCCTAACCGGATTGGTTTTGGTAAAAAGGTGTCCTCTTGTCCTGTACCCTTCTATAAGGTTAAGAACTTTAAACTCTTTTTGTACCTTTTCAGGAACCCCTGAATAGTCGGGCACTACGGCACCGTTTTGTTGCGGTACGGCCTCAAAGAAACCTGAACCGTAATCAGAACTGGCAAAGTCAAAACCCTGGAAAAAGCTTCTCCAGCTTGGCTCTACACTATCCGGATTTTCTATATATTGCTCGTATAAATCTGCAAAAAAAGCAGTATGTGCTGCGTTTAAAAAGGAAAACCTGTCCATACTAATGTCTTTATGACCTGTGTGTGTTTAAAAAAATTTATGCAAAAGTACAATATTTGTAATAATCTTTCAGTGTTTTTCATATATTTATGATTATAAATTCTTAGCCCTTACAAACATGAAATCAGGTATTTTCACTTTTTTAACAAAATCAGGCACAGCAATCGCTTTCTGCCTGTGTTTTCTTTCTGCTAACGCGCAGAATAATAGTGATTTTTGGAGTAAGGTTCGCTTTGGCGGTGCTATAGGTGCATCCTTTGGCAACAATTACACTGATGTAATGATTGCTCCCGGAGCATTGTATGAGGTAAACCAGTACTACGGCGTGGGTTTATCGCTACAGGGAAGCTACATTCAACAAAGGGATATTTATGATTCATGGATGTATGGCGGCTCAGTAATTAACGTTTTTAACCCTATACCACAGATACAGCTTTCTGCTGAACTGGAACAGCTTAGGGTTAACCTTGATTTTGACGACAGGTTTACAGAAATCTACGGTAATCAGGACAGGGATTTTTGGAATACAGCCCTGTTTTTAGGAGCGGGTTACCGTACTCAAAACGTTACCATAGGCATACGCTACAATGTATTGTTTGATGACAACGACTACGTTTACAGCGACTCCTGGATGCCTTTTATAAGGGTTTATTTTTAGTGAAAAATAAACAGATGCCAATTTCTCTCCTCAAATTATGGATTTAGACTCTGCATTACAACAATTTGAAAAAGCAGCTGAACTACATGCTTACTATAACGAAAGATATGAGTTTAAAAAAGGAAATATACATGCTGACGCCGTAATGGAGGCTGTCAATTTCCTAAAAAGCATTGATGGTTTATCTCATTTGGAACAATTTCTTGACAGTGATAGTATGGGAATAAAAGGATGGGCTGCAGCCTACTTATTAACCTTAAACAACCAAAAAGCAATTGACGTTTTAGAAAATACAATTGCACTCAATATCCCTCATTATTCTTTTAATGCTAAAATTCTTTTATCTGAATGGAGAGAAGGTAACTTAAAATTATAATATGAAAAATAGAGAATAAATATGGTTAAAACCTGTTCCTAAACCACACCTTTTGCCATTCCCTTTTAAGTATAAGGAAAGCCACCTGCTCGGCCAGTTCGCTTAAATCGCCACCATTAAGGCTTTTTATTTCTTTTTCAGGAACATCTATAATATACAGGAGGTTAAGATATTCCCCAAACTTATGCTGGATAAGTCGGTATATTTTTTCATGTAACCCCACTTTAAGATTTATGGGGCTAATGGTAATTTCAAAATCTACAGGCTCATTGGCCAGTGTAAAATCTTTATTTACCTGCTCTACCAACTTAACATAGAGCTGCTCTTTCTGGGCTTCAGAAAGTAATAAATCGGTATTTGCAGGCGCTATATACATTATACTTTACGTTGCATCAGGTTTTCACCAAAAGCCCTAAGCATGGCTTTCTTATTTTCTTCAATATCCAATTGGGCCAGAGTATCAAACGCTTTGTGTGTGTACTCCTCTATAGCCCTTC
Proteins encoded:
- a CDS encoding 2-oxoglutarate dehydrogenase E1 component, which codes for MDRFSFLNAAHTAFFADLYEQYIENPDSVEPSWRSFFQGFDFASSDYGSGFFEAVPQQNGAVVPDYSGVPEKVQKEFKVLNLIEGYRTRGHLFTKTNPVRERRSFTPTLDLENFGLSNADLDTVFDAAKEINMQPSTLRQIVDHLTKVYCQHIGVEYMYIRDPEVRKWIQDRLDVNENQPNFSTEAKKHILLKLNEAVSFENFLHTKYVGQKRFSLEGGESLIPALDALVEAAAEKGVEQFVMGMAHRGRLNVLANIFGKSTSDIFSEFDGKDYDDDALFDGDVKYHLGLTADKKTRTGKNININLAPNPSHLETVGAVIEGIARAKQDKYYPEDNSKVLPIALHGDAAVAGQGIVYEIVQMAKLDGYKTGGTIHLVINNQVGFTTNYHDARSSTYCTDIAKVTLSPVLHVNADDVEAVVHAMLFALDYRMTFGGDVFIDLLGYRKYGHNEGDEPRFTQPKLYKIIAKHKNPRDLYAAELLQAGVIEEGYVKELETEYKAVLEENLEASRKKDLTIITPFMQNEWEGFSQASEEQMLQKVNTAFSKEMLTDIAKVITELPSDKKFISKIQKLINDRKTMYFDTDKLDWAMGELLAYGSLITEGYDVRLSGQDVERGTFSHRHAVVKVEDSEEEVILLNSLKEQNGKLHIYNSLLSEYGVVGFDYGYALASPKTLTIWEAQFGDFSNGAQIMIDQYISAAEDKWNNQNGLVMLLPHGYEGQGAEHSSARMERYLQLCANHNMYIADCTTPANFFHLLRRQMKTTFRKPLIVFTPKSLLRHPAAVSSVDELAEGTFQEVLDDPIADPKKVKTLVFCTGKFYYDLVAERENLGRDDVAFVRLEQLFPLPVEQLKAVIAKYSNADDYVWAQEEPRNMGAYSYMLMNFTEVKFRVASLKAYSAPAAGSYTRAKKRHAAAIAMVFDKDLFN